A genomic window from Engraulis encrasicolus isolate BLACKSEA-1 chromosome 14, IST_EnEncr_1.0, whole genome shotgun sequence includes:
- the LOC134463113 gene encoding urocortin-2-like, with protein sequence MSCAGFYLLLLLLPGVTWCQPRGYSSQGGVGGSSRLDEDEDGGVMEDDAPADRDLMTVHILNRSGILASLLSSSSSSSPNVQPFLREARASRPLLPQQLTKKATPGSRFALSLDVPTSILSVLIDLAKNQDMRAKAASNAELLARIGKRK encoded by the coding sequence ATGAGTTGTGCGGGGTTCtacctgctgctcctgctgctgccagGGGTGACGTGGTGCCAGCCGCGCGGCTACAGCAGCCAGGGGGGCGTAGGAGGCTCCTCCCGCCTGGACGAGGATGAGGACGGGGGGGTGATGGAGGATGACGCCCCAGCTGACAGGGACCTGATGACCGTCCACATCCTCAACCGCAGCGGCATCCTggcctccctgctctcctcctcctcctcctcctccccaaacGTGCAGCCCTTCCTCCGGGAAGCCCGGGCGTCGCGGCCCCTGCTGCCCCAACAGCTGACCAAGAAGGCCACGCCGGGCTCTCGCTTCGCCCTGTCTCTGGATGTGCCCACCAGCATCCTCAGCGTGCTGATAGACCTGGCCAAGAACCAGGACATGAGGGCCAAGGCTGCCTCCAACGCAGAGCTGCTGGCCCGCATTGGCAAGAGGAAATAA